Proteins from one Frankiaceae bacterium genomic window:
- the gnd gene encoding decarboxylating 6-phosphogluconate dehydrogenase produces the protein MSALGMVGLGRMGWGMTQRIRERGLDVVGYDRSPEHADVASLEALVEALPAPRVVWVMLPAGPPTQGTLDTLLTLLSAGDVVVEGGNSNFRDSVARAATFAEQGIGYVDAGVSGGVWGLTEGFCLMVGGAAEHVAAARQYFDALAPEGGFVHAGESGAGHFTKMVHNGIEYGLMQAYAEGYELMAATDLAIDVPATFAAWRHGSVVRSWLLELMVRALEEDPGLEKVRGYADDSGEGRWTVDEAVRAAVPLPVISAALFARFASRQDESIAMKVIATLRNQFGGHAVLPETGETRGNVAT, from the coding sequence GTGAGCGCACTCGGGATGGTCGGGCTCGGCCGGATGGGCTGGGGCATGACCCAGCGGATCCGCGAGCGCGGGCTCGACGTCGTGGGCTACGACCGTTCGCCGGAGCACGCCGACGTCGCCTCGCTGGAGGCTCTGGTCGAGGCGCTCCCAGCGCCGCGCGTCGTCTGGGTGATGCTCCCCGCCGGCCCGCCCACGCAGGGCACGCTCGACACCCTGCTCACGCTGCTGAGCGCCGGCGACGTAGTCGTCGAGGGCGGCAACTCCAACTTCCGCGACTCCGTCGCCCGCGCCGCGACGTTCGCCGAGCAGGGCATCGGCTACGTCGACGCCGGCGTCTCGGGCGGCGTCTGGGGGCTGACCGAGGGGTTCTGCCTCATGGTCGGCGGCGCGGCCGAGCACGTCGCGGCCGCGCGGCAGTACTTCGACGCCCTCGCCCCCGAGGGCGGCTTCGTGCACGCGGGCGAGTCCGGCGCCGGGCACTTCACGAAGATGGTCCACAACGGCATCGAGTACGGCCTCATGCAGGCCTACGCCGAGGGCTACGAGCTCATGGCCGCGACCGACCTCGCCATCGACGTGCCGGCGACGTTCGCCGCGTGGCGCCACGGCTCCGTCGTCCGGTCCTGGCTCCTCGAGCTCATGGTCCGCGCGCTGGAGGAGGACCCCGGCCTGGAGAAGGTCCGCGGCTACGCCGACGACTCCGGCGAGGGCCGCTGGACCGTCGACGAGGCGGTCCGCGCCGCCGTACCCCTGCCCGTCATCAGCGCCGCGCTCTTCGCCCGCTTCGCGAGCAGGCAGGACGAGTCGATCGCCATGAAGGTGATCGCGACGCTGCGCAACCAGTTCGGCGGCCACGCGGTCCTCCCGGAGACCGGCGAGACCCGCGGGAACGTCGCCACCTGA